Proteins encoded in a region of the Arvicanthis niloticus isolate mArvNil1 chromosome 16, mArvNil1.pat.X, whole genome shotgun sequence genome:
- the LOC117721267 gene encoding beta-defensin 9-like, whose amino-acid sequence MRTLCSVLLICCLLFSSTTPAVGLIRRGVKDVDQCLRKRGYCYDRCFKKHRRIGSCRPYRHSCCKNIK is encoded by the exons ATGAGGACTCTCTGCTCTGTGCTGCTGATATGCTGCCTCCTTTTCTCATCTACCACCCCAG CTGTTGGCTTAATAAGAAGAGGTGTAAAAGATGTTGATCAGTGCCTCAGGAAGAGAGGGTACTGTTATGATCgttgttttaaaaaacacagaagaataGGTAGCTGTCGCCCATACAGGCACAGCTGCTGCAAGAACATAAAATGA